Within the Achromobacter spanius genome, the region GATCTCATCGCCGACCATATCCCGTGCGAACAGCACCTGGTTGAACTGGGCGAGCTCGCCCCGCAACTTGCTGGCGCCGTCTGGCGCTCGCAATTGCCCGACACGGTGGAGCGCGAGCTTGGCATGGTCGAACAAGCGGACATCCTGGTGGTGACAACCCCGGTCTACCGTGGCTCGTACACCGGCCTGTTCAAGCACTTCTTCGACTTCATTCATCAGGACGCCCTGGTCGACAAGCCCGTCTTGTTGGCGGCCACCGGCGGCAGCGAACGCCATGCCCTGATCATCGACCACCAGTTGCGGCCGCTGTTCAGCTTCTTCCAGGCACGCACCTTGCCGCTGGGCGTCTACGCCACCGACAAGGATTTTGCCGACTACCGCGTGCAGGACATGGCCCTGCTCGAACGGGCCCGACTGGCGGTCCAGCGCGCGTTGCCCTTGATCGAATTGATGCGCCATCCACGCACCGCCGCCGCACAAGAAGCGGTAGCAGCCTGACGCAAAGCCAATTCAAGCGCCGCCCGCAGCGGCGATAGCGTCCGTTGCCAAGCGGCAGCCGGACTCCGTATTCCTTACGCCAAAAACCGCACACGCCAACACCATGAGCAACGCCTTCACCTTCAACATCAAGAGCATTCCTTTTGATGAAAATTACCAGCCGTCCGACAGCACGCGCATCACGACCAACTTCGCCAATCTGGCCCGGGGCGCGAGTCGCCAGCAAAATCTGCGCAACACGCTGAAGATGATCGACCGGCGTTTCAATAGCCTGGCGCATTGGGACAACCCCCGGGGGGATCGCTACACGGTCGAACTCGAAATCATCTCCGTTGAAATGAACATCGCCGCCAACGCCGGCAGTGATGCGTTTCCGCTAATTGAAATCTTGAAGACCAACATCGTTGACCGCCATAACAACGAACGCATCGAAGGGATCGTCGGGAACAACTTCTCTTCGTACGTGCGCGACTACGACTTCAGCGTGCTTTTGCAAGAGCACAACAAGAACAAGTCCAGCTTCAGCTCGCCTGACGATTTCGGCGACTTGCACGGCAAGCTGTTCAAGCACTTTGTCGGTTCCAGCGCTTACCAAGAGCAGTTCAGCAAGCCGCCGGTCATCTGCATCAGCGCCTCGAGCAGCAAGACGTACCTGCGCACGGAAAATCAGCACCCCATCCTGGGCATTGAATATCAGCAAAACGAATTCTCGCCGACGGACCAGTACTTCGAAAAAATGGGCTTGCAGGTCCGTTACTTCATGCCCCCGGGCAGCGCGGCACCGCTGGCCTTTTACTTTCAGGGCGACCTGCTGGGCCACTACACGAACCTTGAGCTGATCAGCATCATCAGCACGATGGAAACATTCCAGAAGATCTACCGTCCCGAGATCTACAACGCCAATTCCGCCGCAGGGAAGGTCTATCAACCGAGCCTGAAGAATCAGGACTACTCGTTGACGCAGATTGTCTATGACCGCGATGAGCGCAGCCAACTCGCCGTGAAGCAGGGAAAGTTCACGGAAGAGCACTTCATCAAGCCCTACAAGCACGTGCTGGAAAGCTGGGCCGCCAACTACGCGCACTAATCACTCAAAAAACACACGAGACCAACTGATCATGAAAAAACTACTGCCCACCTCCACCGCCGGCAGCCTGCCCAAGCCTTCGTGGCTTGCTCAGCCTGAAAAACTCTGGTCGCCCTGGAAACTGCAAGACGAAGAGCTGATCGAGGGCAAACAAGACGCCTTGCGCCTGGCGCTGCAAGAACAACAGCACGCGGGCATTGATATCGTCAGCGACGGCGAGCAAACCCGTCAGCACTTTGTCACGACGTTCATCGAGCATCTCGACGGCGTTGATTTCGAAAAGCGCGAGACCGTTCGCATCCGTGATCGCTATGACGCGAGCGTGCCGACCGTGGTGGGCGCCGTCAGCCGTCAAAAGCCGGTGTTCGTTGAAGACGCCAAGTTCCTGCGTCAGCAAACCAAGCAACCCATCAAATGGGCGCTGCCTGGCCCCATGACGATGATCGACACGCTGTACGACGCCCACTACAAGAGCCGGGAAAAACTGGCCTGGGAATTCGCGAAGATCCTCAACCAGGAAGCCCGCGAATTGGAAGCCGCGGGCGTGGACATCATCCAATTCGATGAACCGGCATTCAACGTGTTCTTCGACGAGGTCAACGACTGGGGCATTGCCACGCTGGAACGAGCGATTGAAGGCCTGAAGTGCGAAACCGCCGTGCATATCTGCTACGGCTACGGCATCAAGGCCAATACCGACTGGAAGAAGACGCTGGGCTCCGAGTGGCGTCAGTACGAGGAATCGTTCCCCAAGCTGCAGAAGTCCAATATCGACATCATCTCGCTGGAATGCCACAACTCGCACGTGCCGATCGATCTGCTCGAACTGGTTCGCGGCAAGAAAGTGATGGTCGGCGCCATTGACGTGGCCAGCGATAAGGTGGAAACGCCGGAAGAAGTGGCCAATACGCTGAGAAAGGCGCTGAAGTTTGTGGATGCCGACAAGCTGTATCCGTGCACGAACTGCGGCATGGCGCCCTTGTCGAGGGCTATTGCGAAGGGGAAGCTGCTCGCTTTGAGCGAAGGCGCGGAAATCGTTCGCAAGGAACTGTTGGGCTGATGCGCGATGGTGTCAGACTGCATTTTTGCGCTGGCATCGGCGAAATTGCAGTCTGACTTCGCGGGCATGCGGGGCGCAGGCGGTGGTTTTATCTTTGTTCCGCCTACTGTTCCTTCAGCCCCAACGACTTGATCAATGGGGCGAACAATTTCTTCTCCTCCTGCACACGCGCGGCATACTCGGCCACGCTCAGCGGTAGCGCCTCGGCGCCGGCGTCCAGGAACCGCGCCTTGATCTCCGGCCGTGCCAGCACCTTGTTGATTTCGCCGTTCATGCGATCAACCACATCATCGCGGGTGTTGGCGGCGGCATACACGCCGAACAGGCTGTCCGCGAAAACGCCGTCAATGCCGGCCTCAGAAAAGGTTCGTATGTCGGGCGCCACGGCAGCCCGTTGCCGGCTCGCCACCGCCAGCACCTTCAGCTTGCCCGCTTGCACCATGGGAAAAACCGTGGCCGGTCCAAACGCAAAGTCGATCTGGCCCGCGGCCAGGTCTTGAATCGCCGGCGCCACGCCGCGATAGGGCGCATGCGTGGCCTGCATGCCGGTAGCCTGCTTGAGCAGCTCGCCAGCCAGATGCGGCGTCGTGCCGTTGCCGGCCGAACCGTAGTTGAGCGGATTGGGCTGCTTGCGCGCGTATTCGACGAACGCTTCAAGCGTATCGACGCCTAGCGAAGACCGGACGAACAGGAACAACTGGCTGTTGGCCAACAAGGCGACGGGCCGCAGGTCACGCTGCGGATCAAACGGCATGTTGGTGAACATCAGCGGGTTGACCGATTCAGTCGTCGATGGATTGAGCAAGAAGGTGTGGTTGTCTCGGCCGTTGCGCGCGACCTCGGCGCCCGCCACATTGCCGCCCGCGCCTCCCCGATTCTCCACGATAACGGTCTGCTTCAAGGCCTCGGCCAAATGCGGCTGTATCGTGCGCGTCAGCACGTCGACCAGCCCGCCAGGGGCCAGCCCCACGACCATGCGCACCGGCTTGGTAGGCCAGGCCTGAGACGGCGTTTGCGCCTGGCTGCCCGTCGCCCAGCCAGTCAGCGCCAGCAGCATCATGGCCAGGCAATGTCTACGCAACGGCATGCGATTCTCCTTATGGGCCGCCACCGCGCGATCCTGCGTACGGTGCGTCAGGTGCCGCACCCCGGTGAACCGCCTTGATGCCTCATCACGGCGGTGCCCTGCATCTGGCGCTTATTCTTCACAAAAGTTTAAGCATAAAGAATCCCGGATAACCCTAGTTTGCTGGGGAGGAGCAAGTGGGGCTTGGCGAGATTGCTTTAGTGCGGACAAAAAAAACGGGAGGCCTCGAATTCGAGGCCTCCCGTTCTTATTGGGCTGCGAGCTACCTCCCCAATTAAAACCACTGACAACCACGGCAAAAACAAAAAGAGCGCCGAAGCGCTCTTTCCTTTACCTCAACCCTTGAACAGGATCACTCCCACTCAATCGTCGCCGGCGGCTTGCTCGACACGTCATACACCACCCGGTTAATCCCGCGCACTTCATTAATAATCCGCGAAGAAACCCGAGCCAGCAGCGGGTGCGGCAGCGGCGCCCAATCAGCCGTCATGAAGTCAAACGTCTGCACCGCACGCAGCGCCACAACGTACTCATACGTCCGCCCATCGCCCATAACGCCCACCGACTTCACCGGCAGGAACACGGCAAACGCTTGCGACGTCAGCTCATACCAAGTCAGACCACTAGCTTCATCCTTGGTGTTCCGCAATTCTTCAATAAAGATCGCATCGGCACGGCGCAGCAGTTCAGCGTATTCATGCTTCACTTCGCCCAGAATCCGAACACCCAGACCCGGACCCGGGAACGGGTGGCGATACACCATCTGCGGCGGCAAACCCAACGCAACGCCCAGTTCGCGGACTTCGTCCTTGAACAGTTCGCGCAGGGGTTCCAGCAGTTGCAGGTTCAGCGTGTCCGGCAAACCGCCAACGTTGTGGTGCGACTTGATCGACGTGGCCTTGCCCGTCTTGGCGCCGGCGGATTCGATGACGTCGGGGTAGATCGTGCCCTGGGCCAGCCACTTGGCGCTTTGCTGCTTGCCGGCTTGTTCCTGGAACACTTCGACGAATTCGCGGCCGATGATCTTGCGCTTGGCTTCGGGGTCGTTAACGCCCGACAGCTTGCCCATGAATTGGGCGGTGGCGTCGACGTGAATGATCTTCACGCCCATGTTTTCCGCGAAGGTCTGCATGACCTGCTTGCCTTCGTCCAGGCGCAACAGGCCGTGGTCGACGAACACGCAGGTGAGCTGGTCGCCGATGGCCTTGTGGATCAGGGCGGCGGCAACAGAGGAATCCACGCCGCCGGACAGGCCCAGGATGACTTCGTCGGTGCCGACTTGCTCGCGGATGCGGGCGACGGCTTCGGCGACGTAGTCGGGCATGTTCCAGTCGCCCTGGCATTCGCAGATCTCGTTCACGAAGCGGGCCAGCATGGCCTTGCCTTGGACGGTGTGCGTGACTTCGGGGTGGAATTGAACGGCGTAGAAGCGGCGTTCTTCGTCGGCCATGCCGGCGATGGGGCACGACGGCGTGGATGCCATCAGCTTGAAGCCCGGGGGCAGCTCGGTGACCTTGTCGCCGTGGCTCATCCAGACCTTCAGCATGCCGTGGCCTTCGGGCGTGGTGAAGTCGTCCAGGCCTTCCAGCAGCTTGGTGTGGCCGTGGGCGCGCACTTCGGCGTAGCCGAATTCGCGGTGGTCCGAGAAGCTGACTACGCCGCCCAGTTGCTGCGCCATGGATTGCATGCCGTAGCAGATGCCCAGCACCGGCACGCCCAGTTCGAACACGGCGTGCGGCACGCGCATCGAGCCTTCTTCGTAGGCCGAGGCGTGGCTGCCGGACAGGATGATGCCCTTCAAGCCTTGCGCCATCTGCTCGCGCACGAAGGCGTCGTCGACGTCGCCGGGGTGCACTTCGGAATAGACGCCGGCTTCGCGGACGCGACGGGCGATCAGTTGGGTGACTTGCGAACCGTAGTCAAGAATGAGGATGCGCTGGTGCATTGAGCTCTACCGATTAAATAAAACCGCACCGGCAGAACCGCTGTTGTTAATGCGATTCTGCCGGTGCGTGATGCATGACATTGTAGTTGACTGTACGGATCAGTCGGCGCGGTAGTTGGGCGCTTCCTTGGTGATCTGCACGTCGTGTACGTGGGACTCGCGCACGCCGGCGGAGGTGATCTCCACGAATTCGGCCTTGGTGCGCATGTCGTCAATGGTGGCGGCGCCGCAGTAGCCCATCGAGGCGCGAATGCCGCCGACCAATTGGTAAATGATGGCCAGCACGCTGCCCTTGTAGGGGACGCGGCCTTCGATGCCTTCGGGGACCAGCTTGTCGGCGTTGTTGGACGGGTCCTGGAAGTAGCGGTCGGCCGAGCCGTCCGTCATGGCGCCCAGGCTGCCCATGCCGCGGTACGACTTGTACGAACGGCCTTGGAACAACACGACTTCGCCCGGGGCTTCTTCCGTGCCGGCGAACATGCCGCCCATCATGCACGCGAACGCGCCAGCGGCCAGCGCCTTGGCGACGTCGCCCGAGTAGCGGATGCCGCCGTCGGCGATCAGCGGAACGCCCGTGCCTTCCAGCGCCTTGGCGACTTCAGAGATGGCATGGATCTGCGGCACGCCCACACCGGCGACGATACGCGTGGTGCAGATGGAGCCGGGGCCGATACCGACCTTGACGCCGTCGGCACCGTACTCGACCAGTGCGCGCGCGGCGGCGGCGGTGGCGATGTTGCCGCCAATGACTTCAACCTTGGGGTAGTTCTGCTTGACCCAGCGCACACCTTCCAGCACGCCCTTGGAGTGGCCGTGCGCGGTGTCGACGATCAGGACGTCAACGCCGGCGGCAACCAGCTTTTCCACGCGCTCTTCGGTGCCCGCGCCCACGCCAACCGCTGCGCCAACGCGCAACTGGCCTTGGCCGTCTTTACTGGCCATCGGGTGTTCGGTGTTTTTGACGATGTCTTTGACGGTGGCCAGGCCACGCAGCTCAAAGCCGTCGTTCACGATCAGCACGCGCTCAAGGCGGTGCTTGTGCATCAGGGATTGCGCTTCGTCCAGCGTGGCGCCTTCCTTCATGGTGACCAGGCGTTCCTGCGGCGTCATGATGTTGCGCAGGGGCTGATCCAGGTTTTCTTCAAAACGCAGATCGCGGTTGGTCACGATGCCGACCAGCTTGCGGCCTTCAACCACCGGCAGGCCCGAAATGCCATGCTGGCGCTGCAACGCAATGGCGTCGCGCACTTTCATTTGGGGGGTGACGGTGACCGGATCGATCACGATGCCGAATTCGTGGCGCTTCACGCGAGCCACTTCACGGGCTTGGGCATCGGCGGACAAATTCTTGTGAATGATCCCGATGCCACCTTCTTGAGCCATGGCGATCGCCAGGCGAGCTTCGGTGACGGTGTCCATGGCGGCGGACACAAGCGGAATATTCAGGCTGATATTGCGGGTCAGGCGGGTGGCCAGGGAGGTGTCGCGCGGCAACACCTCGGAATACGCAGGCACCAACAACACATCGTCGAAGGTGAGCGCTTTTTGAACGAGACGCATGGGTAACTCCGGGCGCAAAGCAAGATTATACGCCGCCAGCAAGTTTTTTCTAGGGTCTACCCTAGGGTTGTACGGAATTTTTGCGTAGGCGGCGCCGCTCAACCGGCACCAGGGACGCCGGCAAACCGACCCCGGCTTTTCCCCTTGTTGTCGACATTCAACAAGCGCCATATTTTTACCCGGATTTTATTGACAGCCTATTTTTACCCGGATCATAATCCGCCCTGTGATTGATTTGAGATCAGACGAATCGGAACCGGGCACCATGACAAACCACCCCACCCCGCGCTACACCGCCTTTGACGGCCACCGCATTCTTGCCGCCGGACCGCTCGCCGACGTAGCGTTGGCGGTGAAACGCGCCATGTCCACAAGCAGCGGCCAGCCGCTGGTATTCAACGACAATACGGGCCAGCAGACCGACCTGGATCTGCGCGGCGACGATGCCGCCATCATCGCGCGCCACGCGCCCCCTGTAGACGTAGAAACCGATGCAATCGAACTTCCAGATGCGCAGCCGCGCGGGCGTGGCCGTCCCAAGCTGGGCGTGGTGCCGCGCGAAGTGACGCTATTGCCGCGCCATTGGGATTGGTTGGCCGCGCAGCCGGGCGGCGCATCGGTTGCGTTGCGCAAGCTGGTGGAGCAAGCGCGCCGCGACAACGACGCGCAAGACCAGCAACGCCAGCGCCAGGAAGCTACGTACCGCTTCATGTCCGCCATGGCGGGCAACCTGCCCGGCTTTGAAGAAGCGACCCGCGCGTTGTACGCAAATGACCGCGAGCGCTTTGCGCAATGCATCGCCCCGTGGCCCGAAGACGTGCGCGGCTACGCAGTGCGCCTGGCCTGGGATGCGGAAGCGGTGACGCACAAGCCCGCGTAAAACGCCACCAAGTTTCTGTAGGATTCGGATTGCGCCCTTCTCAAACTGGAATACAGGCATGCCACAACTTGTACTGCTTCTGTTGGGAGTTCCTTATCTGCGCAAGCGCTGGAAGGGCCTGTTCACGGCAGGCCTGTTTTTTCTGGTTGCGGGCATCGCCGTTTTCATCGACGCGCTGGACAACGCGCTGTACTTCCCGTTGAACGCCTTCGCCGTTCTCTTCATCGTGGAAGGGCTGGCCACGCTGATGATCGCGTCCAGCGGCGTGGGCGGGCAGCGCGTGCTGCGCTACGTGAAGGGGCTGTTCGTGCTGCTGGCCGGCAGCTTGATCCTGGCCGGCCACCATCACGGACACTTTGCCTTGTCGATGATCTTCGGCGCCTTGTTCCTGACCGACGGCGTATTGCAGTGCCTGGCGGCGTATGTGGTGCGCTACGAGCGTTGGCGCTACGCCTTTGCCGGTGGCATCGCTGAAATCCTGCTGGCCATTTTCTTTTTCCAGCCCTATCCCACCAACTATGTGGGCACCGTGCCGTATTGCCTGGGGCTGTTCCTGGGCATCGCGGGCGTGAAGCTGCTGTGGCTGGCGCGTCGGGTCAAGCACCTGGCGTCGAACCCGGCGTTTGCGTCCAATGTGTCACCGGACTTCATGCCCTCAGAGCCCGCATCCACCCCAGCTTCCAACGCAAGCGCGGCATTGGCGCCCCGCCCTCTGGGCCCGACGATGTGGGACGGCCCGCCCGCCGACTCCGAGCCCGCGCTGACGGTGCATGTGTGGACCCCGTCCGGCACGGCCAAGGCCCAGTCACGCAATCTTCCCTTGGTGGACCGTTACATTGCCGCCGTCGACATCAACGGCGTGATATCGACCGGACACGCCGCGCTGGAGTCGCCGGAAGGCATCTACATCAGTCTGTACCCCCGCGACGACATCGACCGGTCGCCCGACGAATTTGGCAACCTGCTGCGCGCCACCGCCGAAAACGACATCCCTGGCGTCTATCAACCCGACTACCCCACGGAATCCAAGGCGTGGTGCCCGTCGACCGTGCGCGTGCGTTTTCGTAACTACGACGCGCAGAAGCTGGCCGACTTCTGGCAAGAGTACCGCCAGGACAGCACCTACAACCTGACCCACCGCAACTGCTCCAGCTCGGTCGCGCGTGCGCTGGATGCCGCGCTGGACGGCGTGGTGGGCCGCCTGCATGGCAGCCAGGCCGGCTGGGGCGTGTTGCTGCGCCTGTTGCTGACGCCGGAATTGTGGGTGGCGTCACAGATCCGCAAACGCGCGCTCACCATGGCGTGGACGCCCGGGCTGACGCTGGACTACGCCCGCGCCATGAGCATGCTGGCCGACCCGCGCCCGTTTGGTTGGTGGAAGATGTCGCAATCGGCGCTGCGCCGGATCGCCACACTGCGGGCCAACTGGCGCCAGCAAGACCGCGATGCGCCGCTGCGCAGGCCGCCCGCCTGAGCTCCTCCGCGCCACCATCCGGAGTGTCAAGCTGCCGATGCGAACATTGACCCGGGTCACGCACCTTGCCAGCCGCATCGTCACACACGACATCTTGCCGCCGTTGCGCTTTAATGGACCCGTGCATGTCAACCAAGGACCATCATGTCCACGCCCAAGAACTTCTTGCTGTACGACGGAGACTGCCCCTTCTGCTCGAACTACGTACGGATGCTGCAATTGCAGAAAGCCGTGGGCCGGATCGAACTGCTGAACATGCGCGACCACCCCGACCTGGCCGTGGCCTACAAGGCGCAGGGCTATGACCTGAACCAGGGCATGCTGCTGCATCTGGATGGCCAGGATTACTGGGGCGCCGACTGCATCAACCGGCTGGCGATGCTTAGCACCGGCAACGATCTGTTCAACAGCTTGAACGCCGCGGTGTTTCGCAACCGCTGCCTGTCGACGGCGCTGTACCCCTTCATGCGCACAGGGCGCAGCCTGGCGCTGACCTTGCTGGGCAAGCGGAAGATGCAGTTGTAGGCATGGGAAACGTGGGCGCCTAGCTGCGGGCTGCCGCCCCGTCCACGACTGCATCCACGCCCATGACCCGTTGCAAGAACGCGTCCAGCGCCGGATTGTCATGCTGGGCATGCCAAACCAGATACATGTCGGCGTACAGATTGCGCTGGCCGATCGGCCGGAATTCCACGCCTTCAAAGCGCAGTTCTCGCGCGGAATCCGGAACGATGCCCACGCCCAGCCCGGCGCGTATCAGCGCCAGCAGCGTATGGGTTTGCCCGGCGCGTTGCACGTAGTCGGGCTGCACATCCGCAAGCCCGAACGCCCCCACGATACGGTCATAGAAGTACTTGCCTTCGCGCGGCGAATACAGCACGAAGGGCTGGCCCTGCAACAGGCGCAGCGGCACGGTCTCGTGTTCGCACAGCGGCGAGCCGACCGGTAGCGCCAGCACCAGGGGTTCGCGCTCGACCAACCGGGATTCAATGCCGGCTTGCTGCGGCACGCTGCGCGCCAGAATAACGTCCAGCTCGCGCGCCAACAGCAGCCGGGCCAGATCGGTGCTGACCGTCTCGCGCAATTGAATTTCAACGCCCGCCAAGAGCTTGCGCGCCCGCATGATCATCGACGGCATCAGCCGATAGGACGCCACCGCCGTAAAACCCAAGGTGATGTGCCCGGCCTCACCGCCGGACGTGCGCCGCGCCGTGGCGGCCGCGCGCGCCGAAAACTCCAGCAGATGGCGCGCATCGCGCAGAAAACGCCGGCCCGCCGCGCTAAGCAGCACCTGGCGGCTGTTGCGCTCGAACAGCGTCACACCCAGATCCTGTTCCAGCAACTGGATCTGGCGCGACAGCGGCGGTTGCGTCATGCATAGCCGTTCGGCGGCGCGGCCGAAGTGCAACTCTTCGGCCACCGCGATGAAACACTCCAGCTGACGGAATTCCATCGATTCAATCCTTGAATTGATCAATGCTATTTATAGCTCGAACGGCTATCCATCGAAAGCCGTTTCTATACTCCGAAAAAATGGCCGCGTACCGGCCAGCAAGACCCAAAGGAGCATCACCGCAGCACGTTGGTTTTTCGCGGCGCAAGCCGCTTGCCAACGCAAATTCACCCCAAAAAAGAGAAGAGACATGGAGACAACCCCCATCGCCCGACCGCGCGTCCGGCTCATCGCCGCGGCGCTGGCCCTGGCCGCCACCGCCGCATTGCCGTTCAGCACGCAGGCCGCCGGATACCCCGAGCGCCCCATCAACCTGATCGTGCCCTTCTCGCCGGGCGGCGGCACCGATATCTCGGCGCGCCTCTTGGCCGTGGCGCTCACCGAGAAACTGGCGGCGTCGGTGGTGGTGGACAACCGCCCCGGCGCGGGCGGGCAGATCGCCGCGGACCTGGTGGCGCGCTCGCCGGCCGACGGCTACACGCTGCTATTCGCCAATTCCGGCATGCTGGCGATCAACCCCTGGATCTACAAGCTGCATTCAGACCCGGCCACCGCGTTTGCGCCGGTGTCGCTGTTTTCGGATCT harbors:
- the msuE gene encoding FMN reductase, with translation MTRPLRLVAVSGGLQRPSKSAALAEHLLDLIADHIPCEQHLVELGELAPQLAGAVWRSQLPDTVERELGMVEQADILVVTTPVYRGSYTGLFKHFFDFIHQDALVDKPVLLAATGGSERHALIIDHQLRPLFSFFQARTLPLGVYATDKDFADYRVQDMALLERARLAVQRALPLIELMRHPRTAAAQEAVAA
- a CDS encoding DUF1852 domain-containing protein — its product is MSNAFTFNIKSIPFDENYQPSDSTRITTNFANLARGASRQQNLRNTLKMIDRRFNSLAHWDNPRGDRYTVELEIISVEMNIAANAGSDAFPLIEILKTNIVDRHNNERIEGIVGNNFSSYVRDYDFSVLLQEHNKNKSSFSSPDDFGDLHGKLFKHFVGSSAYQEQFSKPPVICISASSSKTYLRTENQHPILGIEYQQNEFSPTDQYFEKMGLQVRYFMPPGSAAPLAFYFQGDLLGHYTNLELISIISTMETFQKIYRPEIYNANSAAGKVYQPSLKNQDYSLTQIVYDRDERSQLAVKQGKFTEEHFIKPYKHVLESWAANYAH
- a CDS encoding methionine synthase is translated as MKKLLPTSTAGSLPKPSWLAQPEKLWSPWKLQDEELIEGKQDALRLALQEQQHAGIDIVSDGEQTRQHFVTTFIEHLDGVDFEKRETVRIRDRYDASVPTVVGAVSRQKPVFVEDAKFLRQQTKQPIKWALPGPMTMIDTLYDAHYKSREKLAWEFAKILNQEARELEAAGVDIIQFDEPAFNVFFDEVNDWGIATLERAIEGLKCETAVHICYGYGIKANTDWKKTLGSEWRQYEESFPKLQKSNIDIISLECHNSHVPIDLLELVRGKKVMVGAIDVASDKVETPEEVANTLRKALKFVDADKLYPCTNCGMAPLSRAIAKGKLLALSEGAEIVRKELLG
- a CDS encoding Bug family tripartite tricarboxylate transporter substrate binding protein, whose product is MPLRRHCLAMMLLALTGWATGSQAQTPSQAWPTKPVRMVVGLAPGGLVDVLTRTIQPHLAEALKQTVIVENRGGAGGNVAGAEVARNGRDNHTFLLNPSTTESVNPLMFTNMPFDPQRDLRPVALLANSQLFLFVRSSLGVDTLEAFVEYARKQPNPLNYGSAGNGTTPHLAGELLKQATGMQATHAPYRGVAPAIQDLAAGQIDFAFGPATVFPMVQAGKLKVLAVASRQRAAVAPDIRTFSEAGIDGVFADSLFGVYAAANTRDDVVDRMNGEINKVLARPEIKARFLDAGAEALPLSVAEYAARVQEEKKLFAPLIKSLGLKEQ
- the guaA gene encoding glutamine-hydrolyzing GMP synthase yields the protein MHQRILILDYGSQVTQLIARRVREAGVYSEVHPGDVDDAFVREQMAQGLKGIILSGSHASAYEEGSMRVPHAVFELGVPVLGICYGMQSMAQQLGGVVSFSDHREFGYAEVRAHGHTKLLEGLDDFTTPEGHGMLKVWMSHGDKVTELPPGFKLMASTPSCPIAGMADEERRFYAVQFHPEVTHTVQGKAMLARFVNEICECQGDWNMPDYVAEAVARIREQVGTDEVILGLSGGVDSSVAAALIHKAIGDQLTCVFVDHGLLRLDEGKQVMQTFAENMGVKIIHVDATAQFMGKLSGVNDPEAKRKIIGREFVEVFQEQAGKQQSAKWLAQGTIYPDVIESAGAKTGKATSIKSHHNVGGLPDTLNLQLLEPLRELFKDEVRELGVALGLPPQMVYRHPFPGPGLGVRILGEVKHEYAELLRRADAIFIEELRNTKDEASGLTWYELTSQAFAVFLPVKSVGVMGDGRTYEYVVALRAVQTFDFMTADWAPLPHPLLARVSSRIINEVRGINRVVYDVSSKPPATIEWE
- the guaB gene encoding IMP dehydrogenase encodes the protein MRLVQKALTFDDVLLVPAYSEVLPRDTSLATRLTRNISLNIPLVSAAMDTVTEARLAIAMAQEGGIGIIHKNLSADAQAREVARVKRHEFGIVIDPVTVTPQMKVRDAIALQRQHGISGLPVVEGRKLVGIVTNRDLRFEENLDQPLRNIMTPQERLVTMKEGATLDEAQSLMHKHRLERVLIVNDGFELRGLATVKDIVKNTEHPMASKDGQGQLRVGAAVGVGAGTEERVEKLVAAGVDVLIVDTAHGHSKGVLEGVRWVKQNYPKVEVIGGNIATAAAARALVEYGADGVKVGIGPGSICTTRIVAGVGVPQIHAISEVAKALEGTGVPLIADGGIRYSGDVAKALAAGAFACMMGGMFAGTEEAPGEVVLFQGRSYKSYRGMGSLGAMTDGSADRYFQDPSNNADKLVPEGIEGRVPYKGSVLAIIYQLVGGIRASMGYCGAATIDDMRTKAEFVEITSAGVRESHVHDVQITKEAPNYRAD
- a CDS encoding DUF2239 family protein, translated to MTNHPTPRYTAFDGHRILAAGPLADVALAVKRAMSTSSGQPLVFNDNTGQQTDLDLRGDDAAIIARHAPPVDVETDAIELPDAQPRGRGRPKLGVVPREVTLLPRHWDWLAAQPGGASVALRKLVEQARRDNDAQDQQRQRQEATYRFMSAMAGNLPGFEEATRALYANDRERFAQCIAPWPEDVRGYAVRLAWDAEAVTHKPA
- a CDS encoding HdeD family acid-resistance protein, encoding MPQLVLLLLGVPYLRKRWKGLFTAGLFFLVAGIAVFIDALDNALYFPLNAFAVLFIVEGLATLMIASSGVGGQRVLRYVKGLFVLLAGSLILAGHHHGHFALSMIFGALFLTDGVLQCLAAYVVRYERWRYAFAGGIAEILLAIFFFQPYPTNYVGTVPYCLGLFLGIAGVKLLWLARRVKHLASNPAFASNVSPDFMPSEPASTPASNASAALAPRPLGPTMWDGPPADSEPALTVHVWTPSGTAKAQSRNLPLVDRYIAAVDINGVISTGHAALESPEGIYISLYPRDDIDRSPDEFGNLLRATAENDIPGVYQPDYPTESKAWCPSTVRVRFRNYDAQKLADFWQEYRQDSTYNLTHRNCSSSVARALDAALDGVVGRLHGSQAGWGVLLRLLLTPELWVASQIRKRALTMAWTPGLTLDYARAMSMLADPRPFGWWKMSQSALRRIATLRANWRQQDRDAPLRRPPA
- a CDS encoding DCC1-like thiol-disulfide oxidoreductase family protein, with protein sequence MSTPKNFLLYDGDCPFCSNYVRMLQLQKAVGRIELLNMRDHPDLAVAYKAQGYDLNQGMLLHLDGQDYWGADCINRLAMLSTGNDLFNSLNAAVFRNRCLSTALYPFMRTGRSLALTLLGKRKMQL
- a CDS encoding LysR family transcriptional regulator; translated protein: MEFRQLECFIAVAEELHFGRAAERLCMTQPPLSRQIQLLEQDLGVTLFERNSRQVLLSAAGRRFLRDARHLLEFSARAAATARRTSGGEAGHITLGFTAVASYRLMPSMIMRARKLLAGVEIQLRETVSTDLARLLLARELDVILARSVPQQAGIESRLVEREPLVLALPVGSPLCEHETVPLRLLQGQPFVLYSPREGKYFYDRIVGAFGLADVQPDYVQRAGQTHTLLALIRAGLGVGIVPDSARELRFEGVEFRPIGQRNLYADMYLVWHAQHDNPALDAFLQRVMGVDAVVDGAAARS